One genomic region from Haloarcula taiwanensis encodes:
- a CDS encoding transcriptional regulator, giving the protein MDDSTLRDRLGQLGLSEKEVDTYLSILGSGEATASEIADDTGVSKRYVYSISESLEDRGFVEVNDHVVPTTIRARPPEEVIDVLTDRLEEMSGALDSRYSASAREPQQFDVIKSRVTVIKRLTEYIRNADREIMLSVPQQYLPEISEELTAAVDRGVLVMLVVSSADGLHPDDASGLASVVRSWDQPMPIMLTVDAQFGLVSPTEMVTRTNSDQRAIAFVQQQLVPVLSGSFLGNYWLMATEVTVTDPAPLPATYHDFRHAVLQATLHLRAGHSVQVSAEVRAVQADDDTATIEGTVVETKQGLVEPGTNSYPIEHTLIVAIDDRTVSLGGPGSFIEDYETDAVTLSLPE; this is encoded by the coding sequence ATGGACGATTCGACTCTCAGAGACAGGCTGGGACAACTGGGCCTGTCGGAGAAGGAAGTCGACACGTACCTGTCGATCCTCGGCAGCGGCGAGGCCACGGCCAGCGAAATCGCCGACGACACCGGCGTCTCCAAACGGTACGTCTACAGCATCAGCGAATCGCTCGAAGACCGCGGGTTCGTCGAGGTCAACGACCACGTCGTGCCCACGACAATCCGCGCCCGGCCGCCAGAGGAAGTCATCGACGTCTTGACCGACCGGCTCGAAGAGATGAGCGGGGCGCTCGATTCTCGATACTCGGCGAGTGCGCGGGAACCGCAGCAGTTCGATGTCATCAAATCGCGGGTGACAGTCATCAAGCGGCTCACGGAGTACATCAGAAACGCGGACCGCGAGATTATGCTGTCGGTTCCACAGCAGTACCTGCCCGAGATATCTGAGGAACTGACCGCGGCCGTCGACCGCGGCGTCCTCGTCATGCTTGTCGTCAGTAGCGCCGACGGTCTGCACCCTGACGACGCGAGCGGGCTGGCCTCCGTAGTCCGGTCGTGGGACCAGCCGATGCCGATAATGCTGACTGTCGACGCCCAGTTTGGCCTCGTCTCCCCGACAGAAATGGTGACACGCACCAACTCCGACCAGCGGGCCATCGCCTTCGTCCAGCAACAGCTCGTCCCGGTGCTGTCGGGGTCGTTCCTCGGGAACTACTGGCTGATGGCGACCGAGGTGACCGTCACCGACCCGGCCCCGTTGCCGGCCACCTACCACGACTTCCGCCACGCCGTTCTCCAGGCGACGCTACACCTGCGCGCCGGCCACAGCGTGCAGGTCTCCGCGGAGGTACGGGCAGTGCAGGCCGACGACGACACCGCCACCATCGAGGGGACCGTCGTCGAGACGAAACAGGGGCTCGTCGAGCCGGGGACCAATTCCTACCCTATCGAACACACGCTGATCGTCGCTATCGACGATAGGACCGTCTCGCTGGGCGGCCCCGGGTCGTTCATCGAGGACTACGAGACCGACGCGGTTACGCTCTCGCTGCCGGAGTGA
- a CDS encoding type IV pilin gives MSRVDGRNRAVSPVIGVVILVGIVAILAATVGVFALGFNEQQPTQAPQVAIVADYNERTTVNGEYLNLSFKSGDTVYRDNLTVVVSGARSTGGSDVTLDSDPIQAQASTRITSGTEITIHQEQFSGIPSGEQLDLNDATLRLVWKPASEPGSETYVIYRWPDPSRRN, from the coding sequence ATGAGTCGGGTAGATGGTCGAAACCGGGCCGTGAGCCCGGTGATTGGTGTTGTTATTCTCGTCGGCATTGTTGCAATTCTCGCCGCCACCGTCGGTGTGTTCGCGCTTGGTTTCAACGAGCAGCAACCGACACAAGCTCCGCAGGTCGCTATCGTGGCCGACTACAACGAGCGGACCACTGTCAACGGGGAGTATCTGAACCTCAGCTTCAAAAGCGGGGACACCGTCTACAGGGATAACCTCACCGTCGTCGTCTCCGGTGCCAGGAGTACCGGCGGTAGTGACGTGACGCTGGACTCCGATCCGATACAGGCACAGGCTTCGACGCGGATCACGTCGGGAACAGAGATTACAATCCATCAGGAACAGTTCTCCGGCATCCCGAGCGGAGAACAGTTGGACCTGAACGACGCGACGCTTCGACTCGTCTGGAAGCCCGCAAGCGAACCGGGGTCGGAAACGTACGTCATCTACCGCTGGCCGGACCCGAGCCGGCGCAACTGA
- a CDS encoding glutathione-dependent reductase — MNMLVDGEWRTDAYETTNEDGAFDRQDTTFRDRIEDDPDARFQPEAGRYHLYACRACPWAHRILVARKLLGLEDAITVDYVDPYRGEGGWQFTPEKAGCTPDTVNGSDYLREVYVEADPDATCRVTVPVLWDKQAETIVNNESEEILRMLDTEFDDVSENDVDLYPEGYQNEVDRIIDDIYEPINNGVYRCGFADSQSAYDEAVEELFDALDHWDAVLEDQRFLAGDRLTEADVCMFTTLVRFDEVYHTHFMCNHKLIREYDNLWPYLRDLYQLPGVAETVNMDHITEHYYTTHPDVSPKRIVPMGPDPDFEADHDRDDLPGDLPETLFPTA; from the coding sequence ATGAATATGCTCGTCGACGGCGAGTGGCGGACCGACGCGTACGAAACCACGAACGAGGACGGGGCCTTCGACCGGCAGGACACCACCTTCCGTGACCGGATCGAAGACGACCCCGACGCGCGGTTCCAGCCCGAGGCCGGCCGGTACCACCTGTACGCCTGCCGCGCCTGCCCGTGGGCGCACCGAATTCTGGTCGCTCGGAAACTGCTGGGGCTGGAAGACGCCATCACCGTCGACTACGTCGACCCGTATCGCGGCGAGGGCGGCTGGCAGTTCACGCCTGAGAAGGCGGGCTGTACGCCGGATACGGTCAACGGATCGGACTATCTCCGCGAGGTCTACGTCGAAGCTGACCCCGACGCGACCTGTCGCGTGACGGTCCCGGTGCTGTGGGACAAACAGGCGGAGACCATCGTCAACAACGAGTCCGAGGAAATTCTCCGGATGCTGGACACCGAGTTCGACGACGTATCCGAGAACGACGTGGACCTCTACCCCGAGGGCTACCAGAACGAGGTCGACCGCATCATCGACGACATCTACGAGCCGATCAACAACGGCGTCTACCGCTGTGGTTTCGCCGACAGCCAGTCAGCCTACGACGAGGCCGTCGAGGAACTGTTCGACGCCCTCGACCACTGGGATGCGGTGCTCGAAGACCAGCGCTTCCTCGCCGGCGACCGCCTGACCGAGGCGGACGTCTGTATGTTCACGACGCTGGTGCGCTTCGACGAGGTGTACCACACCCACTTCATGTGCAACCACAAGCTCATCCGCGAGTACGACAACCTCTGGCCGTACCTGCGTGACCTCTACCAGCTCCCCGGCGTCGCCGAGACGGTGAACATGGACCACATCACGGAGCACTACTACACGACCCACCCCGACGTGAGCCCGAAGCGTATCGTCCCGATGGGCCCTGACCCTGATTTCGAGGCCGACCACGACCGCGACGACCTGCCGGGCGACCTCCCCGAGACGCTGTTCCCGACAGCGTAA
- a CDS encoding 50S ribosomal protein L16, with protein MSDKPASMYRDIDKPAYTRREYITGIPGSKIAQHKMGRKQKDADDYPVQISLIVEETVQLRHGSLEASRLSANRHMIKELGEDGDYKMTLRKFPHQVLRENKQATGAGADRVSDGMRAAFGKIVGTAARVQAGEQLFTAYCNVEDAEHVKEAFRRAYNKITPSCRIKVERGEELLIA; from the coding sequence ATGTCGGACAAACCCGCCTCAATGTACCGGGACATCGACAAGCCCGCGTACACCCGACGCGAATACATCACAGGCATTCCCGGGTCGAAGATCGCACAGCACAAGATGGGCCGTAAACAGAAGGACGCCGACGATTACCCCGTCCAGATCAGCCTCATCGTCGAGGAGACAGTCCAGCTCCGTCACGGCTCGCTGGAGGCCTCCCGCCTGTCGGCCAACCGCCACATGATCAAGGAGCTCGGCGAAGATGGTGACTACAAGATGACCCTCCGGAAGTTCCCACACCAGGTCCTGCGCGAGAACAAGCAGGCGACCGGTGCCGGGGCCGACCGTGTCTCCGACGGGATGCGTGCCGCCTTCGGGAAGATCGTCGGTACCGCCGCCCGCGTTCAGGCCGGCGAACAGCTGTTCACCGCCTACTGCAACGTCGAAGACGCGGAACACGTCAAGGAAGCGTTCCGCCGCGCTTACAACAAAATCACGCCCTCTTGCCGCATCAAAGTCGAGCGGGGAGAGGAACTGCTGATCGCGTAA
- a CDS encoding universal stress protein UspA — MYNDILFPTDGSDGADEALAHALELAETHDSTIHVLSVVDSTYLGSAAAEATTIESLQEQTEQVIDETVDNIADHGVPVVAEHRMGDPYEEIIDYAETADIDMIVMGTHGRSGLDRFLLGSVTEKVVRTADAPVLTVRLPDDT, encoded by the coding sequence GTGTACAACGATATCCTCTTCCCGACGGACGGGAGCGACGGCGCGGACGAAGCGCTCGCACACGCACTCGAACTGGCGGAGACACACGACTCCACGATCCACGTGCTTTCTGTCGTCGACTCGACGTATCTCGGGAGTGCCGCGGCAGAAGCAACGACCATCGAATCGCTGCAGGAACAGACCGAGCAGGTCATCGACGAAACGGTCGACAATATTGCTGACCACGGTGTGCCCGTCGTCGCCGAGCACCGAATGGGCGATCCGTACGAGGAAATTATCGACTACGCCGAGACTGCCGATATCGATATGATTGTCATGGGAACCCACGGCCGGAGTGGTCTGGACCGGTTTCTGCTGGGGAGCGTCACCGAGAAGGTCGTCCGGACAGCAGACGCACCGGTGTTGACTGTCCGGTTGCCCGACGATACGTAG
- a CDS encoding alpha-L-glutamate ligase produces the protein MHRLAVATNAETFERMQEPLAARDIEAGHVETAERTLALDERPFGEYDVGFVYPSRIMEGAVADAMLDVPWVNDREAILRSRNKADVLARLGRAGVPVPKTVVVSNPTSEAELTAAFERFDPPVVVKPNSTTRGVGVAKAHDLDSFLGIVDYLDLVHDYRAVGDQSFLVQEYVADATDYRVMVVDGEYVGAVERRLPEASREQGRWKHNVHRGAEAEGQELPAALRELAEDAADELAIPYLGVDLLVTADRAVVNETNARPTIDSATKYEDGFWDELAALIRETAAQ, from the coding sequence ATGCACAGGCTGGCCGTCGCCACGAACGCCGAGACCTTTGAGCGGATGCAGGAACCGCTGGCGGCCCGGGATATCGAGGCGGGCCACGTCGAGACGGCCGAGCGGACGCTGGCGCTCGACGAGCGTCCCTTCGGCGAATACGACGTGGGCTTCGTCTACCCCTCCCGAATCATGGAGGGGGCCGTCGCCGACGCCATGCTGGACGTGCCGTGGGTCAACGACCGCGAGGCTATCCTCCGCTCACGGAACAAGGCCGACGTGCTGGCGCGACTCGGCCGTGCGGGCGTTCCCGTCCCCAAGACTGTCGTCGTGTCGAACCCGACAAGCGAGGCTGAACTGACCGCGGCGTTCGAGCGGTTCGACCCCCCCGTGGTCGTGAAGCCGAACTCGACGACCCGCGGCGTCGGCGTGGCCAAGGCCCACGACCTGGATTCGTTTCTCGGCATCGTCGACTACCTCGATCTGGTCCACGACTATCGCGCGGTCGGCGACCAGTCGTTTCTCGTCCAGGAGTACGTCGCCGACGCCACAGACTACCGCGTGATGGTCGTCGACGGCGAGTACGTCGGCGCGGTTGAGCGCCGCCTCCCCGAAGCGAGCCGCGAGCAGGGCCGGTGGAAGCACAACGTCCACCGTGGAGCCGAAGCCGAAGGGCAGGAACTGCCAGCGGCGCTACGAGAACTGGCTGAAGACGCGGCCGACGAGCTGGCGATTCCGTACCTCGGCGTCGACCTGCTGGTGACGGCGGACCGGGCGGTGGTCAACGAGACGAACGCCCGCCCGACAATCGACTCGGCGACGAAGTACGAGGACGGCTTCTGGGACGAACTCGCGGCATTGATACGGGAAACGGCGGCGCAGTAG
- a CDS encoding type III effector protein → MRRDDSDDPFDEFFREIERMMDEMMGAEGDVHIDRDTGGGGADLHVDVHETDEEIRVVADVPGVDKDAIDLKCDGTVLTINAESPEREYHERLTLPTRVDEHSAAATYNNGILEVTFDPEEDSADIEL, encoded by the coding sequence ATGAGACGCGATGACAGTGACGACCCGTTCGACGAGTTCTTCCGGGAAATAGAGCGGATGATGGACGAGATGATGGGGGCTGAAGGCGATGTCCACATCGACCGGGACACCGGTGGCGGTGGGGCCGACCTCCACGTCGACGTTCACGAAACCGACGAGGAAATCCGGGTCGTCGCCGACGTTCCGGGTGTCGACAAGGATGCAATCGACCTCAAGTGCGACGGGACTGTTCTCACGATCAACGCCGAAAGTCCGGAGCGCGAGTACCACGAACGACTGACTCTCCCGACTCGCGTCGACGAGCACTCCGCCGCCGCGACGTACAACAACGGTATCCTCGAAGTCACCTTCGACCCCGAAGAGGACTCCGCGGACATCGAACTGTAG
- a CDS encoding type I glyceraldehyde-3-phosphate dehydrogenase, whose translation MSEPVRVGLNGFGRIGRNVFRASLHSDDVEIVGINDVMDDSEIDYFAQYDTVMGELEGASVDDGVLTVDGTDFEAGVFHETDPTQLPWDDLDVDVAFEATGIFRTKEDASQHLDAGADKVLISAPPKGDEPVKQLVYGVNHDEYDGEKVVSNASCTTNSITPVAKVLDEEFGINAGQLTTVHAYTGSQNLMDGPNGKPRRRRAAAENIIPTSTGAAQAATEVLPELEGKLDGMAIRVPVPNGSITEFVVDLDDDVTESDVNAAFEEAAAGELEGVLGVTSDDVVSSDILGDPYSTQVDLQSTNVVSGMTKILTWYDNEYGFSNRMLDVAEYITE comes from the coding sequence ATGAGTGAGCCAGTTCGCGTCGGCCTCAACGGCTTCGGCCGTATCGGCCGCAACGTATTCCGCGCATCGTTACACAGCGACGACGTCGAGATTGTCGGCATCAACGACGTGATGGACGATTCGGAGATCGACTACTTCGCCCAGTACGACACCGTCATGGGCGAACTCGAAGGAGCCAGCGTCGACGACGGCGTCCTCACGGTCGACGGAACCGACTTCGAGGCGGGCGTCTTCCACGAAACCGACCCCACACAGCTCCCGTGGGACGACCTCGACGTTGACGTGGCCTTCGAAGCGACCGGCATCTTCCGAACCAAGGAGGACGCGAGCCAGCATCTCGACGCCGGGGCCGACAAGGTCCTCATCTCCGCGCCGCCGAAGGGCGACGAGCCGGTCAAGCAGCTCGTCTACGGCGTCAACCACGACGAGTACGACGGCGAGAAGGTCGTCTCGAACGCCTCCTGTACGACCAACTCCATCACACCGGTGGCGAAAGTGCTGGACGAGGAGTTCGGCATCAACGCCGGCCAGCTGACCACGGTCCACGCCTACACCGGCTCCCAGAACCTGATGGACGGCCCGAACGGCAAGCCCCGCCGCCGCCGCGCCGCCGCCGAGAACATCATCCCGACCTCCACCGGTGCCGCGCAGGCGGCCACCGAGGTTCTGCCCGAACTTGAGGGGAAACTCGACGGGATGGCTATCCGCGTCCCGGTGCCGAACGGCTCCATCACCGAGTTCGTCGTCGACCTCGACGACGACGTGACGGAGAGCGACGTCAACGCCGCCTTCGAAGAGGCCGCCGCCGGCGAACTCGAAGGCGTGCTTGGCGTCACGAGCGACGACGTCGTCTCCTCGGACATCCTCGGGGACCCGTACTCCACGCAGGTCGACCTGCAGTCGACGAACGTCGTCTCCGGAATGACGAAGATCCTCACTTGGTACGACAACGAGTACGGCTTCTCGAACCGGATGCTCGACGTGGCCGAGTACATCACCGAGTAA
- a CDS encoding phosphoglycerate kinase, translating into MMTFQTLDDLDDGQRVLVRLDLNSPVEDGEVQDNRRFERHAETISELVDRGFEVAVLAHQGRPGRDDFVSLSQHADILADHIDHPVEFIDETYGPQAIHDIADLDSGDVLVLENTRMCDDELPEEDPEVKAQTEFVQTLKDEFDAYINDAYSAAHRSHASLVGFPLVMDAYAGRVMETEYEANTAIAEKEFDGQVTMVVGGTKATDVIDVMTHLDETVDDFLLGGIAGELFLRAAGRPVGYDIDDANLYDEQWEQNSEKIESMLDDHRDQITLAVDLAYEDENGDRAEQAVDDIEEKTVSYLDVGSETVMEYSPVIRDSEAVFVKGALGMFEDERFSVGTAGVLEAIAETDCFSVVGGGDTSRAIEMYGMEEDEFGHVSIAGGAYIRALTGAELVGVEVLQR; encoded by the coding sequence ATGATGACTTTCCAGACGCTCGACGACCTCGACGACGGACAGCGCGTCCTCGTCCGACTCGATCTCAATTCACCGGTGGAGGACGGTGAAGTACAGGACAACCGGCGGTTCGAACGCCACGCCGAGACCATCAGCGAACTCGTCGACCGCGGGTTCGAGGTCGCAGTGCTGGCCCACCAGGGCCGCCCGGGCCGCGACGATTTCGTCTCGCTTTCCCAGCACGCCGACATCCTCGCCGACCACATCGACCACCCGGTCGAGTTCATCGACGAGACCTACGGCCCGCAGGCGATTCACGACATCGCCGACCTCGATAGCGGCGACGTGCTCGTCCTCGAAAACACGCGGATGTGCGACGACGAACTCCCCGAGGAAGACCCCGAAGTGAAGGCCCAGACGGAGTTCGTCCAGACGCTCAAAGACGAGTTCGACGCCTACATCAACGACGCCTACTCGGCGGCCCACCGCTCGCACGCCTCGCTCGTGGGCTTCCCGCTCGTGATGGACGCCTACGCCGGCCGCGTGATGGAGACCGAGTACGAGGCAAACACCGCCATCGCCGAGAAGGAGTTCGACGGGCAGGTGACGATGGTCGTCGGCGGCACCAAAGCGACCGACGTCATCGACGTGATGACCCACCTAGACGAGACGGTCGACGACTTCCTGCTTGGCGGCATCGCGGGCGAACTGTTCCTGCGGGCCGCGGGCCGTCCGGTCGGCTACGACATCGACGACGCGAACCTCTACGACGAGCAGTGGGAGCAAAACAGCGAGAAAATCGAGTCTATGCTCGACGACCACCGCGACCAGATTACCCTCGCGGTCGACCTCGCCTACGAGGACGAGAACGGCGACCGCGCTGAACAGGCCGTCGACGACATCGAGGAGAAGACTGTCTCCTACCTCGACGTTGGCAGCGAGACGGTCATGGAGTACTCGCCGGTCATCCGCGACTCCGAGGCCGTCTTCGTGAAGGGAGCCCTGGGAATGTTCGAGGACGAGCGGTTCTCCGTCGGGACCGCTGGCGTGCTCGAAGCCATCGCCGAGACCGACTGCTTCTCCGTCGTCGGCGGCGGCGACACCTCACGAGCCATCGAGATGTACGGGATGGAAGAAGACGAGTTCGGCCACGTCTCTATCGCGGGCGGTGCGTACATCCGAGCGCTGACCGGCGCGGAGCTGGTCGGCGTCGAAGTGCTACAGCGTTAA
- a CDS encoding riboflavin synthase translates to MFTGIVETTGEVQAVIDDEGGRRMRIGAPFDGLDHGQSISVSGVCLTVEKAVDGEWFEVFLAQETLARTFFDALNGGDRVNLERAMPADGRFDGHIVQGHVDTTAEIVGIEQEGEDWTFTFSLPEAHRDYLVQKGSITVDGISLTVADRRSEEFDVAIIPTTYAETTLSEKSVGDPVHLEVDVVAKYVEQLT, encoded by the coding sequence ATGTTCACCGGAATCGTCGAGACGACCGGCGAGGTGCAGGCGGTTATTGACGACGAGGGCGGGCGTCGGATGCGAATCGGCGCGCCGTTCGACGGACTTGACCACGGCCAGTCGATCAGCGTCAGCGGCGTCTGTCTCACCGTCGAGAAGGCGGTCGACGGCGAGTGGTTCGAGGTGTTTCTCGCTCAGGAGACGCTTGCCCGGACGTTTTTCGATGCCCTCAACGGTGGGGACCGAGTGAACCTTGAGCGGGCAATGCCCGCCGACGGGCGGTTCGACGGCCACATCGTGCAGGGCCACGTCGATACGACAGCCGAAATCGTCGGTATCGAACAGGAGGGAGAAGACTGGACGTTCACCTTCTCTCTCCCCGAAGCTCATCGGGACTACCTGGTTCAGAAAGGGTCGATAACGGTCGACGGCATCAGCCTGACCGTCGCCGACCGGCGCTCCGAGGAATTCGACGTGGCAATCATTCCGACGACGTACGCCGAGACGACGCTGTCGGAGAAGTCCGTCGGCGATCCGGTCCATCTGGAGGTCGACGTGGTCGCGAAATACGTCGAGCAGCTTACTTAG
- a CDS encoding glutamine amidotransferase subunit PdxT, with the protein MTLRAGVLAVQGDVSEHGDAIERAAAAHDRTAEVVEIREAGLVPDCDVLLLPGGESTTISRLIHREGIAEEIESHVDAGKPVLATCAGLIVSATDAQDDRVDTLNVIDVSVERNAFGRQKDSFEAPLDVTGLDEAFPAVFIRAPVIDYVGEDVEVLAAWDDRPVAVRDGPVVGTSFHPELTEDPRIHDLAFFDSVES; encoded by the coding sequence ATGACACTACGCGCGGGTGTACTCGCGGTTCAGGGCGATGTCTCTGAACACGGGGACGCAATCGAGCGGGCAGCAGCGGCCCACGACCGGACTGCGGAGGTCGTCGAAATACGCGAAGCAGGGCTGGTCCCGGACTGCGATGTCCTGTTGCTACCGGGCGGGGAATCGACCACGATTTCGCGGCTTATCCACCGAGAGGGCATCGCAGAAGAGATCGAGTCACACGTCGACGCCGGCAAGCCGGTGCTGGCGACGTGTGCCGGGCTCATCGTCAGCGCGACCGACGCACAGGACGACCGCGTCGACACGCTGAACGTCATCGACGTCTCGGTCGAACGCAACGCATTCGGGCGACAGAAAGACAGCTTCGAAGCGCCACTTGACGTGACCGGGCTCGATGAGGCGTTCCCGGCGGTGTTCATCCGCGCACCGGTCATCGACTACGTGGGCGAGGACGTCGAAGTGCTGGCGGCGTGGGACGACCGCCCGGTCGCGGTCCGTGACGGGCCGGTCGTCGGCACGTCGTTCCATCCCGAACTGACTGAGGACCCGCGCATTCACGACCTGGCCTTTTTCGACTCCGTAGAGTCGTAG
- a CDS encoding phosphoribosyl-ATP diphosphatase gives MSDDTVNVIDELFAVIEDRKANLPEDSYTASLFTHEKGENAVLEKLGEETTELILAAKDDDREELAHESADIVYHLLVLLSMKEMDVDDLRAELAKRR, from the coding sequence ATGAGCGACGACACCGTCAACGTTATCGACGAACTGTTCGCTGTCATCGAGGACCGCAAGGCGAACCTTCCCGAAGACTCCTATACGGCGTCGCTGTTTACCCACGAGAAGGGCGAAAACGCCGTGCTGGAGAAGCTCGGTGAAGAGACGACCGAACTCATTCTGGCGGCCAAAGACGACGACCGCGAGGAGTTGGCCCACGAATCAGCCGACATCGTCTATCACCTGCTCGTCCTGCTGTCGATGAAGGAGATGGATGTCGACGACTTGCGGGCGGAGCTGGCGAAGCGACGGTAA
- a CDS encoding two-component system sensor histidine kinase, which produces MGHVASGVTVLCVDDEPSYADLIATHLERKDTAIDATGVTSATDGLSYLDEHDVDCIVSDYDMPGIDGLEFLETVRARDPDMPFLLFTSQGSESLASEAVTAGVTDYIQKTHGSQQYAVLAHRIRNAVERVRAKATADAAQERTKRILDATSDSVLISVADTVVYANPAAVDLFGAANSDDLCGRPLTGLVEPTTDGGTDTVEHVVKDDQTAGYVEQTIRTLAGNTIRASVTACDVTWDSEDGTVSVISDRSDIDEREHRLEALHEATRQLMAAEVRNEVAGIGVNAAADIIGLDANAVHLINDDGELEPVAATAAARELVGDIPTLRPSDSIAWRVYESGEATAVPDVRLDSDVQNPETPIRSELYLPLGKHGILIAASATVDAFNEADIVAGRILAANMEVALAAVERDRQLRDREQELSTQNDRLEQFATVVSHDLRNPLNVAIGRLEAVKEEHDDENIAAIEQALDRMQTLIDDLLLLARTGDSVAEMETVALATAVTDCWEVVDTGDAALVVDTDRKIQADMTRLKQLLENLIRNAVEHSATDSQLQSEGADRHGSPAVTITVTEIPDGFAVSDDGPGVPESDRETVFESGYSTTTDGTGFGLSIVSQIAAAHDWTVTLTESDTGGARFEFTGVDVIAGE; this is translated from the coding sequence ATGGGTCATGTGGCGTCGGGCGTTACAGTCCTCTGTGTCGACGACGAACCATCGTACGCCGACCTTATCGCGACACATCTCGAACGCAAGGACACAGCGATCGATGCAACCGGCGTCACGAGTGCGACAGACGGGCTGTCGTATCTGGACGAGCACGATGTGGACTGCATCGTCAGTGACTACGACATGCCTGGTATCGACGGGCTAGAGTTCCTGGAGACGGTCCGCGCCAGAGACCCGGATATGCCGTTCTTGTTATTTACCAGTCAGGGGAGCGAGTCACTCGCAAGCGAGGCAGTCACGGCCGGCGTCACCGACTACATTCAAAAAACGCACGGGTCACAGCAGTACGCCGTCCTCGCACATCGAATCCGAAACGCCGTCGAGCGCGTCAGAGCGAAAGCAACGGCTGACGCCGCACAGGAACGGACAAAACGAATTCTCGACGCGACAAGCGATTCGGTCCTCATCAGCGTGGCCGACACTGTCGTGTACGCGAACCCGGCGGCGGTGGATCTGTTCGGCGCGGCCAACAGCGATGACCTCTGTGGCCGGCCACTGACTGGCCTCGTCGAGCCGACGACGGACGGCGGGACCGATACCGTCGAGCACGTTGTCAAGGACGACCAGACGGCCGGCTACGTCGAGCAGACGATACGGACACTGGCCGGCAACACCATCCGGGCCAGCGTCACAGCGTGTGACGTGACCTGGGACAGCGAAGACGGTACGGTGTCGGTCATCAGCGACCGAAGCGATATCGACGAGCGCGAGCATCGACTCGAAGCGCTACACGAGGCCACGCGACAGTTGATGGCCGCGGAAGTCCGCAACGAAGTCGCCGGCATCGGCGTCAACGCCGCTGCAGATATCATCGGACTCGACGCGAATGCTGTCCACCTCATCAACGACGATGGAGAGTTAGAGCCCGTCGCCGCGACCGCGGCGGCCCGGGAGCTAGTCGGTGATATTCCGACGTTGAGGCCGAGTGACAGCATCGCCTGGCGGGTGTACGAGAGCGGTGAGGCAACCGCAGTTCCCGACGTGCGGCTGGATTCGGACGTGCAGAACCCCGAGACGCCGATACGAAGCGAACTGTATCTACCACTAGGGAAACACGGCATTCTCATCGCCGCGTCGGCGACTGTCGACGCCTTCAACGAGGCAGACATCGTCGCTGGGCGAATCCTCGCGGCGAACATGGAGGTGGCCCTCGCCGCCGTTGAGCGCGACAGACAGCTCCGTGACCGCGAGCAGGAACTGTCGACGCAAAACGACCGGCTGGAACAGTTCGCGACAGTCGTCAGCCACGACCTCCGTAACCCCCTGAACGTCGCTATCGGGCGGCTGGAGGCGGTAAAAGAGGAGCACGACGACGAAAACATCGCTGCGATAGAGCAGGCACTCGACCGGATGCAGACGCTGATAGACGACCTGCTGTTGCTGGCCCGGACTGGCGACAGCGTCGCTGAAATGGAAACGGTCGCACTGGCGACGGCAGTCACTGACTGCTGGGAGGTCGTCGATACCGGTGACGCGGCGCTGGTGGTCGACACTGACCGCAAGATACAGGCAGACATGACGCGGCTCAAACAGTTGCTGGAGAACCTGATCCGAAACGCCGTTGAGCACAGCGCTACGGACAGTCAGCTACAGTCTGAGGGTGCTGACAGACACGGCAGTCCGGCCGTAACCATAACCGTTACCGAGATTCCGGACGGGTTCGCCGTCTCAGACGACGGCCCGGGAGTTCCCGAATCCGACCGGGAGACAGTGTTCGAAAGCGGCTACTCGACGACGACTGACGGCACCGGGTTCGGACTCTCAATAGTATCACAGATCGCCGCTGCCCACGACTGGACGGTCACACTCACTGAGAGCGATACCGGCGGCGCACGCTTCGAGTTTACCGGCGTCGACGTGATAGCGGGAGAATAA